One window of the Lepeophtheirus salmonis chromosome 7, UVic_Lsal_1.4, whole genome shotgun sequence genome contains the following:
- the LOC121121428 gene encoding uncharacterized protein: MSLANLNLEEIQKLIAANAAMAQSQQRQQNSGRAQGSVTARGGTQNGNTPAPVVSNPPSNAHYLDPQSQSKYQQLLSVIEEMSKDVRPTYAGSKSSAERLKRGIIFARILVRECLVETERASKF; encoded by the coding sequence TAAACCTTGaagaaattcaaaaactcaTCGCTGCTAATGCTGCAATGGCTCAATCTCAACAGCGTCAGCAAAATTCTGGGAGAGCTCAAGGATCTGTAACAGCTCGGGGTGGAACTCAAAATGGGAATACACCAGCTCCCGTTGTAAGCAATCCACCTTCCAACGCTCACTACCTGGATCCTCAGAGCCAATCAAAGTATCAACAACTTCTGTCGGTCATTGAGGAGATGAGTAAGGATGTGAGACCAACGTATGCTGGCTCAAAGTCATCTGCCGAGAGGCTTAAGCGTGGAATAATATTTGCACGTATACTTGTTCGAGAATGCTTGGTAGAAACAGAGCGTGCCTCGAAATTCTAA